The Vicia villosa cultivar HV-30 ecotype Madison, WI linkage group LG1, Vvil1.0, whole genome shotgun sequence genome includes a region encoding these proteins:
- the LOC131605171 gene encoding uncharacterized protein LOC131605171, giving the protein MSLEQELESDSTPIAHPQQRSNALCFPTCFASRRRSIWWERVRSASFSQSNPTTTTTTADRWWSRGLKALKKLRAWSEIVAGPRWKTFIRKFSQHRSSRRMANKYQYDPLSYALNFDEGQNEDSRDDGFRNFSTRYAAANGKSVAPEPDCEIGGLV; this is encoded by the coding sequence ATGTCCCTTGAACAAGAGCTTGAATCCGACTCCACACCCATCGCTCATCCTCAACAGCGATCAAACGCCTTATGCTTCCCCACCTGCTTCGCCTCACGCCGCCGTTCCATCTGGTGGGAGCGCGTCCGCTCCGCCTCCTTTTCCCAATCCAATCCCACCACCACCACAACCACCGCTGACCGCTGGTGGTCACGCGGTCTCAAAGCCTTAAAGAAACTCCGAGCCTGGTCAGAGATCGTCGCTGGTCCAAGATGGAAAACGTTCATCCGGAAATTCAGCCAACACCGATCCTCCAGACGCATGGCTAATAAGTACCAATACGATCCGTTGAGTTACGCCTTGAACTTCGATGAGGGACAGAACGAGGATAGCCGCGACGACGGATTTCGCAATTTCTCCACGCGGTACGCCGCCGCTAATGGTAAATCAGTCGCGCCGGAGCCGGATTGTGAAATTGGCGGTTTGGTTTGA